The Pantoea eucalypti sequence AGAGGCGTATCCTGCGAGATTTCATCCAGTGACAGGCTGAAGCTCGGAATGAACACGTCAACGAAGTAATCCATCTCCGGCGAACGACGCTGCGCCAGGGTCTTTTCCAGCCGTGCTTTCGCCAGTAAAAATTCATTATTCCCGGCAGACAACTCTTCAAGACACTTAACATAGGCACAGAGCGCATCCGCCTGTTTCACAACGGCCTGCTCCTCTTCGCTATGCAGATGCTCATCGATCAGCGGGCGATAGATTTCCTGAAACTCTTCCGGCAGCATCTCAATCAGCTTTTGCTGAGCAATCTTTTCGATTTTCTTATATTCGTGGGCGATCTGCGCGTTGTAATACTTCACCGGTGTCGGTAAATCGCCGGTAAGCACTTCACTGGCATCGTGATAAAGCGCCAGCATGGCAATACGATCGGCATTAAGCGACCCGCTGAACTTGAGATTTTTGATCACCGCCAGGGCGTGCGCCACCATAGCGACCTGCAGACTGTGTTCCGAGACATTTTCGGTGCGCACATTGCGCATCAGCGG is a genomic window containing:
- the yfbR gene encoding 5'-deoxynucleotidase; protein product: MTQSHFFAHLSRLKLINRWPLMRNVRTENVSEHSLQVAMVAHALAVIKNLKFSGSLNADRIAMLALYHDASEVLTGDLPTPVKYYNAQIAHEYKKIEKIAQQKLIEMLPEEFQEIYRPLIDEHLHSEEEQAVVKQADALCAYVKCLEELSAGNNEFLLAKARLEKTLAQRRSPEMDYFVDVFIPSFSLSLDEISQDTPL